A genomic segment from Myxococcota bacterium encodes:
- a CDS encoding AAA family ATPase, translating to MNPTSPDAPRTTGRCAGRPVAAPVGARAALAAFALLALLVGLVPPSAARAQGDEDGPPAIDPALLATRDGLAAFARDPERGGGRIESLFAVRLDDPKAVRERADELRREVGRLDASIASLDDRLRELASESAAPPAAGPPAGSDDVDRARRTDPAGAAPVEATRGASGDAGSDTGTDASVLARGDSDAPARADADASADAPADAIADAPAPADAPADADADAEAQRRAAAARAEAERRAAEEAARAEAVQREAAAEADRRAAREAERAALQERRAVLALERDVAHARAERLARLDARLARMSDAGRRVLAHVAEPRAGLRARADELSRLATALEGLATRIAALAERAASGSLVGFVPEERAVRADLAASARAFEQRAARARAIGTTLAALANELESEGAALRERFLRSALAARAPGAPEDASPDASADGGAAAAADDFDALFLDHRARQRRLRKAAALAPPSPSLEELRALAARTATALARPFGVGTVADARAFLDADVALEQDVDAALAIEAGGADAWRLAHENEVVALLADQVSDAARAQAYGFSRELVDDVRSEVAIAVDRARAGLERLRTDIPDTASLVATERGQGVLARLAGLLAVAGGALVARRRAPHVSVALVKALARVPELRAHVGLLVRIAGLVQQVLPVAIAIAALAAAIAILGSDLWLARLLGAVGWPVLVYVLGRQVLLGLTQRVTRGRPALVELRAADRERLVRTYASLGLFVAGALLLDRMVRMLVGGGRLVGLVDGAVLAWVAAWAVFEMFRWRAPLAERWGALAAGTTFELRVAESMAGSPLGAVLSPVALVRVVATPAWRALAAFATETDLAQALRARLLRRRSRHAQAEAGETKPAAIPDEYLAAFPLHPILGEEEQVLVPREELVREVLDQIARWRETQVDGSLAIVGEKGLGKTTLAAMIARRANGVEVVAHTLRGKPTTERDLLRELAPAFEGAHAPESVAKLAEALCAGPERIVLLDEAHNVFLRMVDGYEAYDALVELVNSTSERVFWVPVFNSFTWRFLNESRGRVHYFRRILDLPRWTADEIQELVRLRNEKAGFALEFDEVLLSEEDAVRERALAHGARDGFELVESADGYFRLLWESSGGNPRIATQLWLASLSPAAERRLRVGLFREPESKAFEALNDELWFALAAVCQHENLSADELARAINATPGFARFAVQFLAEAGFVTAKDERWERVTLSAAYYRQVLRGLRSKHLLYD from the coding sequence GTGAACCCGACCTCGCCCGACGCACCTCGCACGACCGGCCGCTGCGCGGGCCGCCCCGTTGCCGCGCCCGTCGGCGCGCGCGCCGCGCTCGCGGCGTTCGCCCTGCTCGCGCTGCTCGTCGGGCTCGTCCCTCCGAGCGCCGCGCGCGCGCAGGGCGACGAAGACGGGCCGCCCGCGATCGACCCCGCGCTGCTCGCCACCCGCGACGGGCTCGCCGCGTTCGCGCGCGACCCCGAACGCGGCGGCGGGCGGATCGAGAGCCTGTTCGCCGTGCGCCTCGACGACCCGAAGGCCGTGCGCGAGCGCGCCGACGAGCTTCGCCGCGAGGTCGGACGACTCGACGCGAGCATCGCGTCGCTCGACGATCGGCTGCGCGAGCTCGCGAGCGAATCGGCGGCGCCACCCGCGGCCGGCCCGCCGGCCGGTTCCGACGACGTCGATCGCGCGAGGCGCACGGACCCGGCCGGCGCCGCGCCCGTCGAAGCGACCCGCGGCGCGTCCGGCGATGCCGGCAGCGACACGGGCACCGATGCGTCGGTGCTCGCGCGCGGCGACTCCGATGCGCCCGCGCGCGCCGACGCGGATGCGTCGGCGGATGCACCTGCGGATGCGATTGCGGATGCGCCCGCGCCCGCGGATGCGCCCGCGGATGCGGACGCAGACGCGGAGGCGCAGCGCCGCGCGGCTGCGGCGCGCGCGGAGGCCGAGCGGCGCGCGGCCGAGGAGGCGGCGCGCGCGGAGGCCGTGCAGCGCGAGGCCGCGGCCGAGGCCGACCGGCGCGCGGCGCGCGAAGCGGAGCGCGCGGCGCTGCAGGAACGCCGCGCGGTGCTCGCGCTCGAGCGCGACGTCGCGCACGCGCGGGCCGAGCGGCTCGCGCGCCTCGACGCGCGGCTCGCGCGGATGTCCGATGCGGGGCGGCGCGTGCTCGCGCACGTCGCCGAGCCGCGGGCCGGGCTGCGCGCGCGCGCCGACGAGCTCTCGCGTCTCGCGACCGCGCTCGAAGGGCTCGCGACGCGCATCGCCGCGCTCGCGGAGCGGGCCGCCTCGGGGTCGCTCGTGGGCTTCGTGCCCGAGGAGCGCGCGGTGCGCGCCGACCTCGCGGCGTCGGCGCGCGCCTTCGAGCAGCGCGCCGCGCGCGCGCGGGCGATCGGGACGACGCTCGCCGCGCTCGCGAACGAGCTCGAGTCCGAGGGCGCCGCGCTGCGCGAGCGGTTCCTGCGGAGCGCGCTCGCCGCGCGCGCGCCGGGCGCTCCGGAGGACGCCTCTCCGGACGCGTCGGCGGACGGCGGAGCGGCCGCCGCGGCCGACGACTTCGACGCGCTCTTCCTCGATCACCGCGCGCGCCAGCGGCGCCTGCGCAAGGCCGCGGCGCTCGCGCCTCCGTCGCCCTCGCTCGAGGAGCTGCGCGCGCTCGCCGCGCGCACCGCGACGGCGCTCGCGCGCCCCTTCGGCGTCGGCACGGTCGCCGACGCGCGCGCGTTCCTCGACGCCGACGTCGCCCTCGAGCAGGACGTCGACGCGGCGCTCGCGATCGAGGCGGGCGGTGCGGACGCGTGGCGGCTCGCGCACGAGAACGAGGTCGTCGCGCTGCTCGCCGACCAGGTCTCCGACGCGGCGCGCGCGCAGGCGTACGGCTTCTCGCGCGAGCTCGTCGACGACGTGCGCTCCGAGGTCGCGATCGCCGTCGACCGCGCGCGCGCCGGTCTCGAGCGGCTGCGCACCGACATCCCCGACACCGCATCGCTCGTCGCGACGGAGCGCGGCCAGGGCGTGCTCGCGCGGCTCGCCGGCCTTCTCGCGGTGGCGGGCGGCGCGCTCGTCGCGCGGCGTCGCGCGCCGCACGTCTCGGTCGCGCTCGTGAAGGCGCTCGCGCGCGTTCCCGAGCTGCGCGCGCACGTCGGCCTGCTCGTCCGCATCGCCGGGCTCGTGCAGCAGGTGCTCCCGGTCGCGATCGCGATCGCCGCGCTCGCCGCCGCGATCGCGATCCTCGGCAGCGATCTCTGGCTCGCGCGGCTGCTCGGCGCCGTCGGCTGGCCGGTGCTCGTCTACGTGCTCGGCCGGCAGGTGCTGCTCGGGCTCACGCAGCGCGTGACGCGCGGGCGCCCCGCGCTCGTCGAGCTGCGCGCCGCCGATCGCGAGCGGCTCGTGCGCACGTACGCGTCGCTCGGACTGTTCGTGGCGGGCGCGCTGCTGCTCGACCGCATGGTGCGGATGCTCGTCGGTGGCGGGCGGCTCGTCGGGCTCGTCGACGGGGCCGTGCTCGCGTGGGTCGCGGCGTGGGCGGTCTTCGAGATGTTCCGGTGGCGGGCGCCGCTCGCCGAGCGCTGGGGCGCGCTGGCGGCCGGCACGACGTTCGAGCTGCGCGTCGCGGAGTCCATGGCGGGGTCGCCGCTCGGCGCCGTGCTCTCGCCGGTCGCGCTCGTGCGCGTCGTCGCGACGCCGGCCTGGCGCGCGCTCGCCGCGTTCGCGACCGAGACCGACCTCGCGCAGGCGCTGCGCGCGCGCCTGCTGCGGCGCCGCTCGCGGCACGCGCAGGCGGAGGCCGGCGAGACGAAGCCGGCCGCGATTCCCGACGAGTACCTGGCCGCCTTCCCGCTGCACCCGATCCTCGGCGAGGAGGAGCAGGTGCTCGTCCCGCGCGAGGAGCTCGTGCGCGAGGTGCTCGACCAGATCGCGCGGTGGAGGGAGACGCAGGTCGACGGCTCGCTCGCGATCGTGGGCGAGAAGGGGCTCGGGAAGACGACGCTCGCCGCGATGATCGCGCGCCGCGCGAACGGCGTGGAGGTGGTCGCGCACACGCTGCGCGGCAAGCCGACGACGGAGCGCGATCTCCTGCGCGAGCTCGCGCCGGCCTTCGAGGGCGCGCACGCGCCGGAGTCGGTCGCGAAGCTCGCCGAGGCGCTGTGCGCGGGGCCCGAGCGCATCGTGCTGCTCGACGAGGCGCACAACGTCTTCCTCCGCATGGTCGACGGCTACGAGGCGTACGACGCGCTCGTCGAGCTCGTCAACTCGACGAGCGAGCGCGTGTTCTGGGTGCCCGTGTTCAACAGCTTCACGTGGCGCTTCCTCAACGAGAGCCGCGGACGCGTGCACTACTTCCGCCGCATCCTCGACCTGCCGCGCTGGACGGCGGACGAGATCCAGGAGCTCGTGCGGCTGCGCAACGAGAAGGCGGGCTTCGCGCTCGAGTTCGACGAGGTGCTGCTCTCGGAGGAGGACGCGGTGCGCGAGCGCGCCCTCGCGCACGGCGCGCGCGATGGCTTCGAGCTCGTCGAGAGTGCGGACGGCTACTTCCGCCTGCTCTGGGAGTCGAGCGGCGGCAACCCGCGCATCGCGACGCAGCTGTGGCTCGCGTCGCTCTCGCCCGCCGCCGAGCGGAGGCTGCGCGTGGGGCTCTTCCGCGAGCCCGAGTCGAAGGCGTTCGAGGCGCTCAACGACGAGCTGTGGTTCGCGCTCGCCGCGGTCTGCCAGCACGAGAACCTGTCGGCCGACGAGCTCGCGCGCGCGATCAACGCGACGCCCGGCTTCGCGCGCTTCGCGGTGCAGTTCCTCGCCGAGGCGGGCTTCGTCACCGCGAAGGACGAGCGGTGGGAGCGCGTGACGCTCTCCGCCGCCTACTACCGGCAGGTGCTGCGCGGGCTGCGCTCGAAGCACCTGCTGTACGACTGA
- a CDS encoding mechanosensitive ion channel, with amino-acid sequence MANETSAPAAAAAPQAAAAPAAQTGIPGVPALPGVEQIAAAASPEGEGALAFFDPTAVPFALLVVVGTAVCVRLLQRAANRLAERAVRQRLLIKQAVTLVGFLVYGVAGVVAVSSLFELSAQAIFALSGTLAVAGGFLLKDVAEATVAGVSILVSRPFQVGDRISFGGYYGEVRDIGLRSVRLVTLDDNLVSIPSSRFLSEPVASANAGALDCMVVIPFYVAPTADHELARRIVREAVLSSRYLYLGKPATVLLSMQLANEVGAVIVVTAKAYVFDARHEKNFSSDVTDRVLRAFRRHGVELPARAA; translated from the coding sequence ATGGCGAACGAGACGAGCGCACCGGCGGCGGCCGCAGCGCCGCAGGCCGCGGCCGCGCCGGCGGCGCAGACCGGGATTCCCGGCGTCCCGGCCCTCCCGGGCGTCGAGCAGATCGCGGCCGCCGCGTCGCCGGAGGGCGAGGGCGCGCTCGCCTTCTTCGACCCGACCGCGGTGCCCTTCGCGCTGCTCGTCGTCGTCGGCACCGCCGTCTGTGTGCGTCTGCTCCAGCGCGCGGCGAACCGGCTCGCGGAGCGCGCGGTGCGCCAGCGCCTGCTCATCAAGCAGGCCGTCACGCTCGTCGGCTTCCTCGTGTACGGCGTCGCGGGCGTGGTCGCCGTGTCGAGCCTGTTCGAGCTCTCCGCGCAGGCGATCTTCGCGCTGTCGGGGACGCTCGCCGTCGCGGGCGGCTTCCTGCTGAAGGACGTCGCCGAGGCGACCGTCGCGGGCGTCTCGATCCTCGTGAGCCGCCCGTTCCAGGTCGGCGACCGCATCTCGTTCGGCGGCTACTACGGCGAGGTGCGCGACATCGGCCTGCGCTCGGTGCGGCTCGTGACGCTCGACGACAACCTCGTCTCGATCCCGTCGAGCCGCTTCCTGAGCGAGCCCGTCGCGAGCGCGAACGCGGGCGCGCTCGACTGCATGGTGGTGATCCCGTTCTACGTGGCGCCGACCGCCGACCACGAGCTCGCGCGCCGCATCGTGCGCGAGGCAGTGCTGAGCTCGCGCTACCTCTACCTCGGCAAGCCCGCGACCGTGCTGCTGTCGATGCAGCTCGCGAACGAGGTCGGCGCGGTGATCGTCGTGACGGCGAAGGCGTACGTGTTCGATGCGCGTCACGAGAAGAACTTCTCGAGCGACGTCACCGACCGCGTGCTGCGCGCGTTCCGCCGCCACGGCGTCGAGCTGCCCGCGCGCGCGGCCTGA
- a CDS encoding heme-binding beta-barrel domain-containing protein: protein MIDPSLLGPLAALAGTWEGDEGEDVAYDHDSGASATSRFRERMTFEPFGPVDNGRQLLFGLDYRTVATRLGEADPFHMEVGYWLWDAAAGSVMRCFMVPRGATVLAGGPAAADARAFRMRAERGSTTFGILANPYLDERARVLRYELEVAVEGGALAYREDTVLALAEMPGEYHHTDRNRLRRA from the coding sequence ATGATCGATCCGAGCCTGCTCGGTCCGCTGGCCGCGCTCGCGGGCACCTGGGAGGGCGACGAGGGAGAGGACGTCGCCTACGACCACGACAGCGGCGCGAGCGCGACGAGCCGCTTCCGCGAGCGCATGACGTTCGAGCCGTTCGGGCCGGTCGACAACGGCCGCCAGCTGCTCTTCGGGCTCGACTACCGCACCGTCGCGACGCGGCTCGGAGAGGCGGACCCGTTCCACATGGAGGTCGGCTACTGGCTGTGGGACGCGGCCGCGGGCAGCGTCATGCGCTGCTTCATGGTGCCGCGCGGCGCGACCGTGCTCGCCGGCGGGCCGGCCGCCGCCGACGCGCGCGCGTTCCGCATGCGCGCCGAACGCGGCAGCACGACCTTCGGCATCCTGGCGAACCCGTACCTCGACGAGCGCGCGCGCGTGCTGCGCTACGAGCTCGAGGTTGCGGTCGAGGGCGGCGCGCTCGCGTACCGCGAGGACACGGTGCTCGCGCTCGCCGAGATGCCCGGCGAGTACCACCACACCGATCGCAACCGGCTGCGCCGCGCCTAG
- a CDS encoding SDR family oxidoreductase: MARDRFDLTGKVALVTGGSRGLGRAMVRAFAERGADVVVASRKLDACEALAELVRDETGREALAVACHVGRWSDCDALVERAYERFGRVDVLVNNAGMSPLYPSLTAITEDLYDKVMNVNLRGPFRLSTLVGERMAAGGGGSIVNVSSGAAVMPTAGEVPYAAAKAGLNNLTVALARAYAPKVRVNCIMPGPFLTDISNAWTPEMIAGLGSLIPLGRGGEADEIVGAALYFASDASSFTTGAVLKIDGGLAFAPA; the protein is encoded by the coding sequence ATGGCGCGCGATCGCTTCGATCTGACGGGGAAGGTGGCGCTCGTGACCGGCGGGAGCCGCGGGCTCGGCCGCGCGATGGTGCGCGCCTTCGCCGAGCGCGGCGCCGACGTCGTCGTCGCGAGTCGCAAGCTCGACGCGTGCGAGGCGCTCGCCGAGCTCGTGCGCGACGAGACGGGCCGCGAGGCGCTCGCCGTCGCGTGCCACGTCGGGCGCTGGAGCGACTGCGACGCGCTCGTCGAGCGCGCCTACGAGCGCTTCGGGCGCGTCGACGTGCTCGTCAACAACGCCGGCATGTCGCCGCTCTATCCGTCGCTCACGGCGATCACCGAGGACCTCTACGACAAGGTGATGAACGTGAACCTGCGCGGGCCGTTCCGGCTCTCGACGCTCGTCGGCGAGCGCATGGCGGCCGGCGGCGGCGGCTCGATCGTGAACGTGTCGAGCGGCGCGGCCGTGATGCCGACGGCCGGCGAGGTTCCCTACGCGGCCGCGAAGGCCGGTCTCAACAACCTGACGGTCGCCCTCGCGCGCGCCTACGCGCCGAAGGTCCGCGTCAACTGCATCATGCCCGGGCCGTTCCTGACGGACATCTCGAACGCGTGGACGCCGGAGATGATCGCGGGCCTCGGCAGCCTCATCCCGCTCGGGCGCGGCGGCGAGGCCGACGAGATCGTCGGCGCCGCGCTCTACTTCGCGAGCGACGCCTCGAGCTTCACGACGGGAGCCGTGCTCAAGATCGACGGCGGCCTCGCGTTCGCGCCGGCCTGA